In Erigeron canadensis isolate Cc75 chromosome 7, C_canadensis_v1, whole genome shotgun sequence, one DNA window encodes the following:
- the LOC122608557 gene encoding protein ENHANCED PSEUDOMONAS SUSCEPTIBILITY 1-like: MKSPFVEIISDFFIKPETITKETNKPTYLSPWDYAMMSTNYIQKGLLYTLPKNQDDFNMTTYLDDLKHSLSTTLAHFHPLAARLATHKIESPPSFVVFINPENNPGARFIHGKVNLTTDDILAPNDVPLIVKSFFDHNNAISHDGHEMSLLSVQVTELVDGIFIGCSINHMVADGSSFWHFFNTWSEVFKSKRKNGKFSSFAPISRPPHIKRWVPPRSGPILSLPFTHEDEYIERPNPALLRERIFHLSSDSLSKLKSKVNLECNTTKISTLQSLFAVVWRCITRAWGFPADQKTCCRLPINNRGRLSPPLPQTYFGNSIQGLRYTTTAGELLDHNVGWAAKMLHEGVVNHGDKSIREFVNSWVKRPFVYKMNQLFDPRSIHIGSSPRFDMYGNEFGLGKGLAVLSGYANKFDGKVTLYEGRDGGGSMDLEVCLLPENMEAFESDQEFMSIVNGEIDI, from the exons ATGAAGTCTCCATTTGTTGAGATCATTTCAgattttttcataaaacctgagACAATAACAAAAGAAACCAACAAACCAACATATTTGTCACCATGGGATTATGCCATGATGTCTACAAACTACATTCAAAAAGGCCTCCTTTACACCTTACCAAAAAACCAAGATGATTTCAACATGACCACCTACTTAGATGACCTTAAACACTCTCTTTCAACAACTCTTGCCCATTTCCACCCACTCGCGGCCCGTTTAGCCACCCATAAAATTGAAAGCCCGCCTTCATTTGTTGTTTTCATCAACCCGGAAAATAACCCGGGAGCTAGATTTATTCATGGGAAGGTGAATTTGACTACAGATGATATTCTTGCACCAAATGATGTCCCATTGATTGTCAAGTCCTTTTTTGATCATAACAACGCTATCAGTCATGATGGTCATGAAATGTCGTTGTTATCGGTTCAAGTGACCGAGCTAGTCGATGGGATATTCATCGGGTGCTCGATTAATCATATGGTGGCTGATGGTTCTTCATTTTGGCATTTCTTCAACACTTGGTCGGAAGTTTTTAAATCCAAAAGGAAAAATG GAAAATTTTCTAGCTTCGCTCCTATCTCGCGTCCTCCACATATAAAAAGATGGGTTCCACCAAGATCCGGCCCGATACTCTCCCTACCATTTACTCATGAAGATGAGTACATCGAGAGGCCAAATCCTGCGTTGTTAAGAGAACGAATATTCCATTTATCATCTGATTCTCTTTCTAAACTTAAATCGAAAGTGAATCTAGAGTGCAATACTACGAAAATCTCCACATTGCAGTCGCTTTTTGCTGTGGTGTGGAGATGCATCACTCGAGCATGGGGGTTTCCAGCTGACCAAAAAACTTGTTGCAGATTGCCCATAAACAATAGAGGCAGACTATCTCCACCCCTGCCTCAAACGTACTTCG GTAATTCAATTCAAGGTTTGAGATACACAACAACTGCTGGAGAGTTATTGGATCACAATGTCGGGTGGGCAGCAAAGATGTTGCATGAAGGGGTGGTTAACCATGGCGATAAATCCATCAGAGAATTCGTGAATTCGTGGGTCAAGCGTCCATTTGTGTATAAGATGAATCAGCTATTTGATCCTAGAAGCATACATATAGGAAGTTCACCAAGGTTTGATATGTATGGAAATGAATTCGGGTTGGGGAAAGGATTGGCGGTTTTGAGTGGATATGCTAATAAGTTTGACGGGAAGGTGACGTTGTATGAAGGACGAGACGGCGGAGGAAGCATGGATTTGGAAGTCTGTTTGTTGCCTGAAAATATGGAGGCTTTTGAATCTGATCAAGAATTCATGAGTATTGTTAATGGTGAAATTGACATatga